In the Candidatus Methylomirabilota bacterium genome, GCCGTGCTCGAGGCCGTGCACCTTGTCGGCGTCCTCGGTCAGCACGGCCGACAGGAGCAGCACCAGCGTGGAGGCGGTGGCCGCGTCGGTCTTGATGCGGCGACAGACCTCGAAGCCGCTGAGGTCGGGCAGCTTGACGTCGAGGATGACCACGGCCGGCTTCTCGGCCGCCACGCGCTCGAGCGCCTCGTGTCCGGTCTCGGCCTCGATGACCTGGAGGCCGGCGCTCCGCAGGGTGCGGCCGATGACGTATCGCCGGGGACCGTCGTCATTGACGTTCAGGATAGTGGTCTTCAGCAAAGCAGACGCGAATGGTAACCCTGGGCCCAGCCCCTTTGTCAATTGCGGGGTCGAACCTATCCTCCTCCGGCCCGCTCCGGCCCCTTATCGAGCTCGATGACTTGGCGGATCGCAACCTCCGGTACACGAATCTCGACGCCCGCGCGCTCTTCCTGCAAGAGCATGGCGACCCGCGAGTCGCGCTCGCCCCAGCCCCGGTTGAGCGCCTCGGTCAGCTCTTCGAGCGCGAGATTGGCCAGACGCATAGGCACCTTGTGCTCGCGGCCGAGGGCGGTCGCCAGCGTCACGTCCTTATGGGCCAGCCGCAAGGTGAACGCCGCCGGCTCGAACCGGCCAGGCAGAAACTGATCGACCAGGCCGTCGAATGTCCGGCGCCGCCCGGCCGCGCCCTGGCGCACCGCCTTCCACAGCGCGAGTGGATCGACGCCCGCCTTGGCGCCCAGCGTGAAGACCTCGGCCAGCGCCGTCTGGATGACATACCCCGCGCAGTTGTGGACGAGCTTCGCGACCGAGCCCGCGCCGATCGGGCCGACGTAATAGGGCTGGTCGCCGATGGCCTGGAGCACAGGCCGGTGGCGCTCGAAGACCGCCTCGTCCCCCCCGACCCAGAGGGCGAGCCGCCGCGTCTCGGCCCCGCGGGGGCCGCCGCTCACGGGTGCGTCCAGCATGTGGATCCCGCGTGCCTTGAACACCCCGTGGATTCGGCGCACGAGCGCGGGCGCGTTGGTCGTGAGGTCGAAGTACACCTTGCCCGCCGCCAGTCCCGCCAGCAGACCCTGCTCGCCGAGCGCCACCGTCTCCACCTCCGGGGGACCCGGCAGCGATGTAAAGACCACCTCCGTCGCCTCGGCCACCTCCCGCGGCGTATCGGCCCAGCCCGCGCCAGCTTGACGGTGAGACGCCGCCGCCTCCCGGCGCACATCGTGGACCACCAGCTCATGGCCCGCCTTGATCAGATTGGAGGCCATGTGGCGCCCCATGGTACCGAGACCGATGAACCCGATCTTCATGGCTTGCTCCCGTCGAAAACCCTCTTGGCGATGCGGCCCGCGGTCATGGCCGCCGGCCAGCCCGCATAGAAGGCGATGTGGGTGATGAGCTCGCCGATCTCCTCTCGGGTGACGCCGTTGGCCAGCGCGCGCTCGATGTGGACGGGGAGCTGGTCGGCGCGGTACATGGCACTCAGTGCCGCGACCGTGACCAGGCTCCGGTCGCGCTTGGACAGTCCGGGCCGCTCCCAGACATCGGCGTACAGCACCGTCTCGCTGAGCTCGATGAGCTTGGGGGCGACCTGCCGGACCTCGTGACGGGCGGACGATGCGGATGGCGGTGTGCTCAAGGGCCGCTCCTTTCTCCGATGGCGCGATTCAGGATGGCGCAATTATGCGGTACACTTCGGCGCCAGCGAGGTGACCCGGGAATCTTAACCGCACATCCCTCGCTCCAGGAGACCAGGCATGGGTAAGACGCTCGCGTTGATGACCGCAATCGTGCTGCTCTCTCCGCTGGCCGGCCACGCCCAGGACGCCCCCTAGCATGTACGAGGTCTACGCGCTCAAGTACGGGGAGCGGGACACGACGGCCTGCCAGTTCTTCTACCGCGAGGCGTCGCACGCGCCGATCACGCTCCACTATTACGTCTGGCTGCTCCTGGGCGGCCCCCAGCCGATCCTGGTGGACACCGGGTTCCTCGACGACGACGCGCGGGAGCGCGGTATCAGGAACTACGTGAGCCCGGCGGCGATGGTCGAGCGCGCGGGCGTGAAGGCGGGCGAGGTGCCCATCGCGCTCATCACCCACCTCCACTACGACCACTGGGCCGGGCACAGCCTGTTCCCCGGCGCGGAGTACTGGATCCAGAGGGACGAGGTGGCGTTCTGGACGGGGCCCTTCGGCCGCTCGCCGGCCTTTCGGCAATCGGCGAACCCGGGGGCGCTGGCGCGGCTGGTGACGCTGAACTACGCGAACCGCGTCCGCATCATCGAGGGCGACTGCCAGGTGGTGCCCGGCGTCCGCGTGCACCGCGTCGGCGGCCACACCGCGGGGCTCCAGATCGTCACCGTCGAGACCCAGCGCGGAACCGTCGTCCTCACCTCCGACGCCTCGCACTTCTACCGCAACGTGGAGACGCGCCAGCCCGTCCAGATCATCACCAGCCTGCCCGAGATGCTCCAGGCCTTCGAGACGATCCACGCCCTGGCCGGCGCCGAGCGGCTCATCGTCGCCGGTCACGACCCGGAAGTCGCCGACCGGTTCAAGCCGGTCGAGCCCGGCATCATCCGGATCGCGTGAGAGCGAGAGCGGACTTGACATCGGCTTCGTTCCGGGCGAGGACATCTGATGCCATCTGTATCAAATTTCAGGTGGCGCCTGCGGGATGACCAGCCACAGAATCAGGTAGACGAGGATGCCGGGGAAGGCGATCGACACGATCGACACGAGGATGTAGAGCACGCGGACGATCGTCGGGTCCCAGCCGAGCCACTCGGCGATCCCGCCGCACACGCCGGCGATCATCCGGTGCTTCCGCGAGCGGTGGAGCGGCACGCGCAGGCGCTCCCGGATCATGCCACCGCCGGCAGCGTGATCGAGCGCACGGAACGGGTTGCCGGGGTCGCGTCGGGAATGTCGATTCGCATCGTCTGAGCTACGGCGCCGCGCGCCGTGCTCGTACGATACCATCGGCCCGGTCAGCGCGCGATCGGCAGCCGTACATCCAGTCGCAGTCGATCACGAATGACGCGGTCTCCGTCATCCACTAGCCCCGATCCGAAATTCTTTTGGCGAGGAATGTGCGGAAACGCGGCGTCGGTAGCGGCCGTGGCCAGCGTGGGTACGTGCGCACCCACGTCCTCCTATAGAGACGCTGGCTGCGGTCGAACCATCTCCTGAACACCGC is a window encoding:
- a CDS encoding NAD(P)-dependent oxidoreductase; its protein translation is MKIGFIGLGTMGRHMASNLIKAGHELVVHDVRREAAASHRQAGAGWADTPREVAEATEVVFTSLPGPPEVETVALGEQGLLAGLAAGKVYFDLTTNAPALVRRIHGVFKARGIHMLDAPVSGGPRGAETRRLALWVGGDEAVFERHRPVLQAIGDQPYYVGPIGAGSVAKLVHNCAGYVIQTALAEVFTLGAKAGVDPLALWKAVRQGAAGRRRTFDGLVDQFLPGRFEPAAFTLRLAHKDVTLATALGREHKVPMRLANLALEELTEALNRGWGERDSRVAMLLQEERAGVEIRVPEVAIRQVIELDKGPERAGGG
- a CDS encoding PspC domain-containing protein — translated: MIRERLRVPLHRSRKHRMIAGVCGGIAEWLGWDPTIVRVLYILVSIVSIAFPGILVYLILWLVIPQAPPEI
- a CDS encoding N-acyl homoserine lactonase family protein, which gives rise to MYEVYALKYGERDTTACQFFYREASHAPITLHYYVWLLLGGPQPILVDTGFLDDDARERGIRNYVSPAAMVERAGVKAGEVPIALITHLHYDHWAGHSLFPGAEYWIQRDEVAFWTGPFGRSPAFRQSANPGALARLVTLNYANRVRIIEGDCQVVPGVRVHRVGGHTAGLQIVTVETQRGTVVLTSDASHFYRNVETRQPVQIITSLPEMLQAFETIHALAGAERLIVAGHDPEVADRFKPVEPGIIRIA
- a CDS encoding carboxymuconolactone decarboxylase family protein, giving the protein MSTPPSASSARHEVRQVAPKLIELSETVLYADVWERPGLSKRDRSLVTVAALSAMYRADQLPVHIERALANGVTREEIGELITHIAFYAGWPAAMTAGRIAKRVFDGSKP